Sequence from the Amaranthus tricolor cultivar Red isolate AtriRed21 chromosome 1, ASM2621246v1, whole genome shotgun sequence genome:
cctccccagaccccctgatcatagttttttatatgcgggatacactgggtatgatgatgatgattgataaatggaagttacaaaaaTAACATAAGTGGTATGACGAGTAACGAAATGTTATGGATAGAAAATATACCTGTATAAGTCCCTTGACGCGCCACACGTTATGCTTTAACACAACAATATGAGAATCATCGGGATGCATCGCCCGCAACTCCTGCCTCACATCCTCCAAACATGCATTATGCTCGGTTGAGAGCTGGACGGCAAGAACCTCTCCCGTTGCTTTGACAAGTCTCCCTAAAACAGCTCGAGAATCACCAAGATTAGCTATATAAAGTGTGCCACTACATATTACTCCTACCAAACAGCATGAGCCAACAGCTGCAATCTGGGGCTTCATTGGCCATTGCCTACTTACAACAGACAAAAATCCTTCTTCTGTTGCTTGAACCGCTTTACGAATTACATCGGCAGACATACACTGGTGTTCTGTTGCAAATCCTGCACAACAAAAACTGTTATAATCCACCCATAACAACTCAACAAGGCATATatttaccatgtgaaatttAAAAGGCGGTCTTATATGAAgatcacaaaagaaaattaagtccaaaagttccaaaagctcACCTAAAAATAAGTACCAACCACTTATGAACTTACTGCCTAATCAGAGGCAgaccaaaaattgaaaatttttttaaaggcCCTATGCAATTTAAAAAGTTGTGATATTTTTTCAACAACTTGGTATCTTAACCACTTAACATACACTACACTACGTAATTTGTAATTTAACATTGAGGCTCCCAATGTTTTCGGGACACTATGCAGTTGAACATGCTCAAAACCTCCGCTGTGCTTAATGGGGTGAAGAGTGAAGAACTAAAGTGTGAAAAGTAAACAATATAGTTAGCTTCCTTGTTTTTTTCATGCTTATCTCTCTAGTCCACAATGAACAACAAAAGAGACAAATTTTGAACTTTGAAAGGACATCTGAGAAAGGATGGTCTTTGGAGTTTAGTGAACTAAGAATTCACCTTTGTTTCTTCCAATCAAATAGCACATGGGTGAAAAGGCACATTTCATAACTTCCTATTCATCTTCCAAGGCAAAACACAAagattttttataattcttttttgGGAATTCCCCAATACTCGATAGAGCATATAACATATACTAAGACTtttcttaaacttttggttgactTGATTCTTCGACATTCATGAGTTCGATTATTGATGGTTGAAGTCCAAAGATACGATTATATACTCTATCGTttgcaacaaaaaaaacatatattcgAGGAAAATTAATCATTGTATAAAAGGGAAATTCAATAGTTGCATCCCCATATGACTTATTATGAGTAACATTCAAAAATACTTCCATTCCACAaaccaaaatttcaaaacacAAACATAGGAAATTTGTGAACCATATTCAAAAACAGATTGAAGAAACTTACTGCGTAGATGGGGAAAGAGATGATCATTGATATATCGTGACGTCTCCGGGCCACCATGCCCATCATAGACACCAACAAAAGTACCAAAAGGTCCATTATCAAGTGAACTCAAGCTGCCTGATTCAAGTTGACTTTGATCCTCAAGCAAACTATTGGCTTGAACAACAGCCATAGAGAATTCACCATTAACATGCTGTCCTATATCCTTATACCATAGAAGGCCTTCTTGACGCCCACTCGAATCCGAACCCGAACCCGCGTGGATTGAAGGATCCGAAACTGGCCACAAACAGGACCTCAGAAAATTCATGAACCCAGATAGCATACCTCATCTCAACCAAAACCCCCTCCTAATTCCCCACATTTCATATGGGTTACTTTTTAAACAACTTTTTACCCAACAAATTATGATTCACCTCGATTTTCTTACCAAAACTTTCCTCTTTACAATATGTAACCACCGAATGAAACTCACCAAACTCAAAAGTTTTACAATATGGACAATTATGTTGATTGATATTGTCTATAGATCAATCATATGTAATCAAACACCCAATTCTTGTCTGTCTTGACCAGAAACTTACAAGATTTGAgcttttataattataacccAATTATATTTCTCCctgaaaaaaaaaccataatatAAATTAAGCATAGAActtgaaaattgaaattatccaactttatcttcttctttttttgcCACAAATAGAATGTGTAAGTAATCTATATCTATTTGTCAAACCCATAAGGTCAAAACCCTTAtaacaaattcaattttttacaaaaaaataataattaatgacaAAGTTGACATAATTCCAATTTTTAGCTGAACCCCACAAACATTTCAATTCAATGACTATATCAACCAACAAATAATCAAAACATGAGGGTGAAATTTTgaactaaaaaaacaaaaacccaatatttattaaacataaaaaataaaaaaaataaaaaaaagtttacctTATAATTATGGGAGTCCTACCCTTTGTTGGGGTAGCTACAATCTAAACAAagatccaaagaaaaagaaaaagaaaaagaaagaaacacTGGTTGTGGTTGTAAAAGACTTTCAGATCTAAAGATCCAtcaaatcaacaacaaaaaagaaataatattgAAGATGGGTTTTTTAAAAGCTTGCAGAAAAATTGTCTATTTatctataatattttaaaaaaagattgatgttttaatttctttatctGTTTTTTCTTTGGTTTGTTTCTGTGTATTTATCTCAACTTTGTTTGGTATGAGTAGTTGCAAGAAGATGATGAGACTGATGAAGAGAATGAAAATGAGGTATCAGCATTTCAGAAAAGAGgtgaattgaattgaattttgttttgtttttttaaggGTTGGAGGGGTCTTCTTAGCAGACAGACCCCATTAAAAACCAACAATGGAGAGCTTCAAGCCAGCAAAGCATAGGACCAGAATGGGCTCCACTTCCCACTTGAAATCAGGGAAattaaacaagaaaaataaaatttatatagaaaaattatcCAGAATAATctcatacttcctccgttccataatacttgctacatattccatttttggaaatttcataatacttgctacatttccatttttggtaataaaacaatcatttaaaattctacctacccctacttttatcctactctatacctcTCTAACTTTTTTACCTAcaattatttaatctttatttatttccaattaaaattaattttccctcCATATTTATTATTCTCATTAAAAACTCAACTAATCTCCCATAACCCACCatcccaattaattatttcctcTATTTAAATACACTatctcaattaattatttctcccATTTAAACAAACCTTTCCAACTACTTATATTAATGGTGGGATGAATGTGAACCGTTGGATTTGGTTTGCCCAGATCTGACCGTTGATTGCTCTTTATATAAGTAACCCGGTTCCTTTCCTAACCCTAATCCCATTTCTCTTCCTTTGCCATTTTCCCCTCTCCATCTCTCTCATTCTCTCTGGAAAGTTCTAACCCTAAAGATCTTTGGTTTTCTTTCATTTCTTTGCCGTCTCTGATTTCATTATTTGGGTTTTCTTTCACTATTGACTACGAAAGGATGGATTATATCTGGTTTTATTTCTGATCTTTGGTTTTGTATTTGATTAAAGGTTTACATTTGGGTTTTCCGAAATTTCTCTATTTCTTCTGGTATATTCTTTATACACTTTGCTTTAATCGTCATCTGGTATGCTTTGATCCTAAAATCTTGATTCTTATTGCATATTCTtcgtattttgatttttttaaaactttgatctgctttttttttttttttaatttcatgtgTATGTTTATAcgtttatgattttgtttttgttattctcTTGATTATTTCTTTCAGCTGTATTTAATCCCAAATTCATGATCTTGTTTTAGTCCTTCATCAGATCTGGTTTCTTTaatgattctcttgcatgttctgtctattttgatatttttaaactaagatctgctctgtttttttttatttcatgtttatttttatacgtttatgattttgtttttgttattctcTTGATTATTTCTTTCAGCTGTATTTAATCCCAAATTCATGATCTTGTTTTAGTCCTTCATCAGATCTGGTTTCTTTaatgattctcttgcatgttctgtctattttgatatttttaaactaagatctgctctgtttttttttatttcatgtttatttttatacgtttatgattttgtttttgttattctcTTGATTATTTCTTTAAGCTGTATTTAATCCCAGATTCATGATCTTATTTTAGTCCTTCTTCAGATCTGGTTTCTTTaatgattctcttgcatgttctTTTTACTCTTTGCTTTCATCTGGTATGATTTGATCCGAAAATCATGATCTAGTTTTAGTACTTTATCAGATCTGGTTTGATTTATGATATTGTTGCATGTTGTTCTTATTTCGATTTATTTAATGTTGGATCTGAtctctttttttgttttctcatgtttattttaatttgattatgattttgattctgttttttttttttgattatggttttggtttgttttaaattacgAAAACGATGATGTGGTTGTAGCAGTCGATGAGATctgttttgattaatgattctcttgcatgttcattttttgatatttttaaactttgatctgctcttattttttttatttaatgtttatttgtaATACGTTTATGatattgattttgttatttttttgattatgtttttgagcTGTTTTTAATCCCAAAATCAAGATCTGGTTTTAGTCCTTCACCAGATCTGGTTTGAAATATGATGTTGTATGATCTtgtttttttaaactttgattTAAACTTTGATCTATTACTAAtgataagatttttattatgtgtacttCCTCTGTTATGTTTTTGTTGCTACTTAAGATTATTAAGAAGATGGACACAAAGGAAAAAGCGTGCGACTCATTAGAATCCCAAAGAGAATGTAAAAAATACGATAATATCTTTGGTTCGTGGTACgatcattattatttgaaatgttgggaattaaattgtgttgaagatccTGATCAAGAACCCCCACCTTGGTACTACGGTTTACCAGATGAGGAGGATTATGCATTAATCGATAAGGTGCAACCTAAGCAAAAGAGGCCACGCAAGACGACAATTTGTGGTCTTAACTCATGAGCATTCTAActtatttttgatattattcatgatgtttatatttattgaaaatgttttttttgttaatgtcTCAATGATGATTGTTATTTGCTTGATGAAATGTGTAGATAGTAGTGTGTTTCATTGCCACCTTAGAGTTAAATCATGAGCAGTAGATATTAACACATGGTTAATGTGTTTTGTCTTATTGCCGGTTCAAGCACTAAGATGAGGCTGAGATACCTACATTTGCACAATTTCAAATGATGATTAATCGTTAAATCTGAGAGTTAAATAAACGTACACAAGTGAAAATTggaatgatgaatgatgtttaacttgcttagtttttttttgtgaCATAACTACCTCAATGACTAAATGGAGAGGTATGCATAATTGTATACTTACAAAATGTTGTCATACATACTGTTTTCTTTACAAAATGTCTacatattgataattaatttcaatcatcttGCGGAAGATCATTGAGATTAATTATACCATGAGATAAAAATTGTCGTGCTGCATCAATTAGTTCTTGTGGAATTTCTAATTGCCTGGGCAGCATACCCAGCCTGTCCAGTCTTTGTTTTCCAATGTGTGGATTCTTATAGTTATTACCGCCTTTAGCTTTTAGTACCTCTATCATGCACAGTTGATACTGTATCCAAGTGTAGTTTAAAAGCTTTGGTTCAAAAGTGTCATATGCATCATTGACTGCCTTTATCAGATCATTGAGGTCTTTGGGGAATGacttgaattgaattgattgCAAAGCACTAAACAATCCCAAGTCCAAGATGTTCATATCTGGACTAGAGGCTGGTTGACAAACAAGTCTTATGTTAAATCCGTCTTTCTTTGCTTCTTCATTGAATGCATgatcatttattaaaatatgtggCTTGGCGTTATCTTGTTGAATCCATATATCTTTCACCCCATTTGCTGGCCATTTTGATCTTATAGCTGGTAGCACTTCAGTGATTAGTTTGTCTCGTAGAATGTCGCGTGTAACTCTTGTTATTGCTCGTAATGTTGCTGTACCCGCTGGTCTGTTTTCTGACCTCCTCACTGCATAATGAGTTTCTGTAAACGGAAAAATTCCTATTTTCCCATCCCACAACACTTCACCTGTAGCATTAATGTGAGGTCTTGCAATAGCtgctataaacatcactttgcctatgaaatttttattttgcacacATCTATATGGTTCCTCCTCTTCCCAAGGAAATAAGTAATACCTTTGTGTTGCCCTACTCATGTAGAAccatttttcatctatgtgcaCAACATTATACATAAGTGAGAATTTTGGTATGTTGTCTACAGTGGGTGGTATTACTTGGGATAAAATGAAGTTGACTCTTCTCATTTTGTGGTCATGAGAAAGTTTTGGTTTAATAGAATTCGTATGTGCTCTAATAATATCGGATTTCATCATTCTATAAACTTGTGAATGACCAATGCCTAATGCAGAGGCCATTGCTCTAATTGTGGTTCTCTTTTCAATCGGAACAGCATTCAGCAAATTCATGTCAAAAACTTTTGGTTTCCTACCAACTCTTCCCCTTTTTCTACTATTAACATCAATTAAAATGCCATTTTGCATTGATGTTTTGGCTGATTCCCACAGCCTTGATATTGTCCACCTAGATGTGTTATGTTGCATTGCAATTGTTTTAATTGTACCCCGTGGCAAACGTCTATCTGATTCTGTGGACAAACTAGTTAACTGTTGTACAATTAACTTTCTGGTCTCAACTGGTAGTTCCCTCTTACTACCTACTGGTTGCTGTCTTAatgtttctgtttctgtttctTCATGTGTTAATGTTTGACCATGGCTTATGGGTTCCTCCAAACTCAAACTGACATCGATGTTTCCATAATTCTCACTTGTGTACTCATTATAAATGTCATATTCACAATCTATATTAAGgttttcaaaaaaagaaataaatacctCAATATCAGGATTAATGAATTCCTCTTCTTGAATTTGAACCTCAGCCATTTGTTGTTTTGATTGCTTGTTGTTGGTTTTGTAGAGTTGATGAAAGAAATAGGTTTGGATCCAAATTCTTATGAACTTTTTAAAAGGGGAGGACaacagatgaagaaattgaaatgaagaagtgttgaaaattttaatgCTGACTATAGAAGAATTTGATCTATTTATAGAAGATGAAATGTGTTAATGCTGACTTTTGtgtaaaaattttaacttttgctgataatttgtaatattggaGGGAATTATTTGGGTgggaaaatattttttggggGGAAATGAAACTGACATGTAAATTAATCTGCAAAATATTTACCTAATCTtaactatttttcctttttcttttaaaattaacaacaacaaaaacatcaAATCTTATAAACTCAACAGTAGCCTATGAAGTAGGTGTTCAgcattcttaatatttgtgccaaACCTAATGTAGCATTTAaatcagaacggaggaagtatatcatttatttgttataaataatctttactattaattattttaaataattaaatctttatatattatttgttgacTGCACCTTTCACATTTTTACTAGTTATTATAGTTACCTACCACCAAAGAAGAGTAAGATAAGACCAACGAATAAGCATAAGGGGAAAGAAGAAGTGAGCGTAATGGCTAGTAGGTACCTATATTAGGCGGTTAAAACATGGAAAGAGGTGTtgtcagcaaataatatacaaaggttggattatttaaaaataatcaatagtaaggATTATTCACGACAGATggacaataaataaattattcgatacaatttttccaatttataatttttttttaacataacaAAATCTAGTACTTCTTTTTTTATGAAAtggattttatataatttatttataggaGTAGTTAATTATAATTAAGAGTTAATTCTAATTCTTACAAGGGCAGTTAAGAGAAAGGAAAGATTATGTGAGAATCGATCTTAAATCATATCCAAAAAAGTGATATGTACTCTTTAATTGAGACAAAATCTAAATTATACGAGTCACTTTTTTAAATATGATTTGGCTAACAAATATATCTACTACGCTTGATGATAAAGATATATATGAGTATTTCAAATAGcaaattagaaaatattttaattttacattagtaataattataaaatttaaaatttttcaccAAATATATTTGTTAATCGATTcaatgattttttattaatttttatttgttttatttctaatattttttaaaaaaaattgttttcttcATTACTAGAATGCTCTatacataattttttaattttgcctTGATTAAAATATTGCTTCTACATTTAAATGTATTGaatatttatcactttattaCTCCTAATAATGTGTGGATAAGTctaatatataaacatattgCACAATATTTTACTATATACTACATCACTAATCACTTTGTAATTGCTCTTTACTagtctatatatttttttacttctcACTTCATTTAACACACAATTATTGTCTatactatttaaatttaaaattagtgcatattatttatttttttaaaaggtatAGTGCATACTATATTAGGATGCAGTAATTCATTCATCTAACACTTTTTGGagtatttcttttttaaattagaGTAATTTATGTGAAAGAAGAATTAGGAAAGGAAGAGtcaaagaaggttaacttggtccctttgtttcttttatattttcaataaaaataagttaGCTTTTCAAGGTGAAGTTTCAATGGATAATGGAATAGAAAATTGAGGTTAGAAATTGAGATTTTGGGGTATTACTATTACaagtttgttttgttttttttgaggAGAATAACAATTGACAAAGGTTGGGGGTTGAGTTGAGACTTTGAGAAGGAAAAAGTCTCATAATATCGGTCTTCGGGAGGGTGATAATTTTAGTTGAGACTTGGGTAAGTTATAAAAACGTATTTAGACCATCAACGAAAATAAAGAGTTATAATGAcaatttcttaaatataattaattttatctaattttttatttatttttatcatttgtcAATAAGAATATGAGACATTTTTTTCAAAGTTTCAATTCAAGTCTTCTTCTAAagtctcatttcaaattttaactATAGTCTTTTAATTCTCATTTTCACGTGTCAAATATCCTtaaatgataaaatttatatgtgAATTATGTTATTCCTATAAATTATTTATCACactctaattaaaattataagaattttttaataaaaatactcCTATAAGCAACAAGTTGAAATAATGTAAATGTAAAAAGTTTGATTCATAAATGAAAAGTAGGCGGTGATATAAAACTCTATTGTAGAAGtagtttttgttttgattgGAGTAATTGTTTTTGGTGACTTTTATGCGTAGAATTAGGATTAGAGGTTACAACAAGTTGTTGTTTTCTTGGAACAGCCTTAGtggtttttactttattttgtaaataaattGTAAGAGTTACTTTATTTGGATTAGTTTAACTTAATGTCCATGTcaaggcaaaaagaaaaaatttgccTTACAAGTTACTCCCTATGTTTCACAATAATGAATAAtgtaattttattgattttaattattattctctttgtttatttagtttataCCATAAAACTTAATTATGAGAGTTTTTTGAATACTGTAATGTAAattaaaagggaaaaaaaagtatttacccagaatgacaaaattaaaaattaataatcaacaTGGTAAAATTAATCTTTGATCTCAAATTCCAATATGAAGTGAAATATCTCATAATTAAACATTAGTGTAAAATATCTCAAAAAAATGAATGTGATTTGAGCAAACAAAATTAGTCAAGGCCCAAGGATGTATGGAAATCAAGTGTAGGTTTTGATGgagattgtatttttttttattataaaatattaaatttgatgtttatagtcttttttcttaatttattttcttacccAATTCTATACTAAAGCACCATGATAGACTATTAATGTTTTTCCTAAGTTGGAGAAAAAGTAGGTTTAAGTTTAAATTGTATATGTCTGTTAGTATTTGCTATgtgaacaaattaaaatttgaacaaataaagaaaaaggatatatataggtaaaaaaaattatatatggcAAAGTATTATTATGTaaacaagaagaagaaatatattaaatatattaactattgatataaaaaaatacgtgttattattaattattaaaaataaaaatatcaaattctATATAacataccaaaataaaaatacaacaaaagaaGTGTCCGGTTAGGATGGAGGAGTACACGAGTATACGTGACTTAATTGCTAGTAAGTTAAAAGATCTTAGAAAAATAGTGCAGTTTTCTACCACTACGCTATAGAAGATCAATGGGAATGACATTCGTTCAATCTCCTCCACATTCTCCATTATAATAGTATCATTATTTAGGTTATAAATTCTATAAAGTCATTACTCATgtcttttaagtgtttttttttttaaatatagatATTCGATAATAAATGGAGAAAGATATTGaattattaaatgaaaaaaaattatatagagtaatttaattttttttatatttttctataataattttaatttttgattaactatgaataattattatttatccaaaaatattgttgtaaaatgttgatttgtttttgcGGGTTAAatgctaaaaaatcaaaaatattaaaaaaatttaaattaaaatccaaaaataaacttgatttgtctttttcttaaaattttgatttttttatataatttaattttgtatatttttatgcaaaatgacttgtttATGTAAGAGGTTATCCTGGTGCATTTTTAGCAAACACCCCCAACAGTTGAGAATGATTATTagaatttaatcaaaagttgggatAATTGTGGGGATACCAGTAAATTTTGGATTATTCTGgattaatttttcctaaataaaattaaaaaaagctaTAAATGTAGTTCTTCCGTTCTattatactttttatatttttcttatttaattatttcaaattatttgctatatttctatttttgtcaaaatataacaatataatacaaagataTCAATTTCTTAACTCATAGGAACTATTATCATGGtctaagaaggaaaaaaaagacgacaactcatactcataaaagAAATTGTTGGATTCATttccaaaatatataatat
This genomic interval carries:
- the LOC130798534 gene encoding uncharacterized protein LOC130798534, with protein sequence MCTSSVMFLLLLKIIKKMDTKEKACDSLESQRECKKYDNIFGSWYDHYYLKCWELNCVEDPDQEPPPWYYGLPDEEDYALIDKVQPKQKRPRKTTICELMKEIGLDPNSYELFKRGGQQMKKLK
- the LOC130798522 gene encoding probable protein phosphatase 2C 28 isoform X2 → MLSGFMNFLRSCLWPVSDPSIHAGSGSDSSGRQEGLLWYKDIGQHVNGEFSMAVVQANSLLEDQSQLESGSLSSLDNGPFGTFVGVYDGHGGPETSRYINDHLFPHLRRFATEHQCMSADVIRKAVQATEEGFLSVVSRQWPMKPQIAAVGSCCLVGVICSGTLYIANLGDSRAVLGRLVKATGEVLAVQLSTEHNACLEDVRQELRAMHPDDSHIVVLKHNVWRVKGLIQVSKSIGDVYLKKPEFNREPLFSKFRLREPFKRPILSADPSILTHELQPHDQFVIFASDGLWEHLTNQEAVDIVQNNPRNGIARRLVKTALQEAAKKREMRYSDLKKIDRGVRRHFHDDITVVVVFLDSNLVSRASSGSKGPHVSIRGGGVALPSNTLAPS
- the LOC130798522 gene encoding probable protein phosphatase 2C 28 isoform X1 gives rise to the protein MLSGFMNFLRSCLWPVSDPSIHAGSGSDSSGRQEGLLWYKDIGQHVNGEFSMAVVQANSLLEDQSQLESGSLSSLDNGPFGTFVGVYDGHGGPETSRYINDHLFPHLRRFATEHQCMSADVIRKAVQATEEGFLSVVSRQWPMKPQIAAVGSCCLVGVICSGTLYIANLGDSRAVLGRLVKATGEVLAVQLSTEHNACLEDVRQELRAMHPDDSHIVVLKHNVWRVKGLIQVSKSIGDVYLKKPEFNREPLFSKFRLREPFKRPILSADPSILTHELQPHDQFVIFASDGLWEHLTNQEAVDIVQNNPRNQGIARRLVKTALQEAAKKREMRYSDLKKIDRGVRRHFHDDITVVVVFLDSNLVSRASSGSKGPHVSIRGGGVALPSNTLAPS